From the Deinococcus yavapaiensis KR-236 genome, one window contains:
- a CDS encoding ABC transporter permease, protein MSRAASTPWLIASWALTWALFAWQDFWRTALHALFHDVTTPVFERATLLTLVWQHLGLSLGAFGLVVLIGLPLAILVTRGAGRAFLPLASNVVAVGQTFPPTAVLFLALPIFGFGPTAAVLALFLYGLLPVVRGTLTGLESVSDSARDAARGMGMNGLQLLTRLDLPLALPAMLAGLRASLVLLISTATIAPLVGTGGLGVPIIAGLSVGNLALVLQGAVPVALLAILTDWTVRAVERRVTPWQLSEAQ, encoded by the coding sequence ATGAGCCGCGCCGCGTCGACGCCGTGGTTGATCGCGTCGTGGGCGCTGACTTGGGCCCTCTTCGCTTGGCAGGACTTTTGGCGAACCGCGCTGCACGCTCTCTTTCACGACGTCACGACGCCCGTGTTCGAGCGCGCGACGCTCCTCACGCTCGTTTGGCAGCACCTCGGCCTCTCGCTCGGCGCCTTCGGGCTCGTGGTGCTGATCGGCCTGCCGCTCGCCATCCTCGTGACGCGCGGCGCCGGGCGAGCCTTCTTGCCGCTCGCGTCCAACGTCGTCGCCGTCGGCCAGACGTTTCCGCCGACCGCCGTGCTGTTCCTCGCGCTTCCCATCTTCGGCTTCGGTCCGACGGCGGCCGTGCTCGCGTTGTTCCTCTACGGGTTGCTGCCGGTCGTGCGGGGGACGCTGACCGGCTTGGAAAGCGTGTCGGACAGTGCGCGCGACGCCGCTCGGGGCATGGGCATGAACGGCTTGCAACTCCTGACGAGGCTCGACTTGCCCCTCGCCTTGCCCGCCATGCTCGCCGGACTTCGCGCGTCGCTCGTCTTGCTGATCTCGACCGCGACCATCGCGCCTCTCGTCGGGACAGGGGGTCTGGGCGTGCCGATCATCGCCGGCCTCAGCGTCGGGAACCTCGCGCTCGTCTTGCAAGGCGCGGTTCCCGTGGCGCTTCTCGCCATCCTCACAGACTGGACGGTTCGGGCAGTGGAACGACGCGTCACGCCTTGGCAGCTTTCCGAAGCGCAATGA
- a CDS encoding 50S ribosomal protein L25: protein MELKAIPRSHKDKLPQGYIPAVAYNKERSVPIAIEARAFDVVFRSQSTHGLVELTLEGQEPLPAIVKSVQMDKRKRTVAHADFYLATYGQEIEARVPVHTGGKPRGVTDQGGILDVLVHNLAIIAPGPRRIPDEIVVDVTSLGIGDVIRAGDLQLPEGCRIAIDADVAILAVVQPQKMVSAEEVDLGDAVEGGGDA, encoded by the coding sequence ATGGAACTCAAAGCCATTCCCCGTTCGCACAAGGACAAACTTCCGCAAGGCTACATTCCCGCCGTCGCGTACAACAAGGAACGCAGCGTTCCCATCGCGATCGAAGCCCGAGCCTTCGACGTCGTGTTCCGCAGTCAAAGCACGCACGGCCTCGTCGAACTGACGCTCGAAGGCCAAGAGCCCTTGCCCGCCATCGTCAAGTCCGTCCAGATGGACAAGCGCAAGCGTACCGTGGCCCACGCCGACTTCTACCTCGCCACGTACGGCCAAGAGATCGAAGCGCGCGTGCCCGTGCATACCGGCGGCAAGCCTCGCGGCGTCACGGACCAAGGCGGGATTCTGGACGTGCTCGTCCATAACCTCGCCATCATCGCTCCCGGTCCGCGCCGCATTCCCGACGAAATCGTCGTGGACGTGACGAGTCTGGGCATCGGCGACGTCATTCGCGCCGGCGACCTGCAACTTCCCGAGGGCTGCCGCATCGCCATCGACGCGGACGTCGCCATCTTGGCGGTCGTGCAGCCGCAGAAGATGGTCAGCGCCGAGGAAGTGGACCTTGGTGACGCCGTAGAAGGCGGCGGGGACGCGTAA
- the argR gene encoding arginine repressor, with translation MLSKEQRQKRIQEIISRENISTQSELVDRLRAEGIRVTQATVSRDINELRLVRLPIGKSKHRYSLASVQTELDVMDELGRLFRTFVTDVDRGENLLIVKTAEGHANGVAYVLDKLRRDDIVGTLAGQDTILLVARTTSEGEALLEELHGLMLG, from the coding sequence ATGCTCAGCAAAGAACAACGACAAAAGCGCATCCAAGAAATCATCAGCCGCGAGAACATCAGCACCCAAAGCGAACTCGTCGACCGTTTGCGCGCCGAAGGCATCCGCGTCACGCAAGCCACCGTGTCCCGCGACATCAACGAACTGCGCCTCGTCCGCCTTCCCATCGGCAAGAGCAAGCACCGCTACAGCCTCGCTTCCGTACAAACCGAGTTGGACGTCATGGACGAACTCGGCCGTCTCTTTCGTACCTTCGTCACCGACGTCGACCGAGGCGAGAACCTGCTCATCGTCAAGACGGCCGAAGGGCACGCCAACGGCGTCGCCTACGTTCTCGACAAGTTACGCCGCGACGACATCGTGGGTACGCTGGCAGGCCAAGACACCATCTTGCTCGTCGCACGCACGACCTCCGAAGGCGAAGCGCTTCTCGAAGAACTCCACGGCCTCATGCTGGGCTGA
- the coaBC gene encoding bifunctional phosphopantothenoylcysteine decarboxylase/phosphopantothenate--cysteine ligase CoaBC translates to MAAVKAPMVLRRLREAGFETRVVATRAALAFVTPLSLATAADHEIATDETWFEARPDAQHLRLAKADVVVVVSAGADLMSRHASGRADDLASAILLSTRAPILWAPAMNPTMWFHDATIRNVAQLRAWGHAFVGPHFGALGSSGEGEGFGRMAEPEDVARAARDVLTPKDLAGRHVLVTAGPTREYLDPVRFVSNPSSGKMGFAVAERAVARGALVTLVSGPVSLPAPSGVTLMNVESAVQMRDAAMSVFGAADLVVATAAVADYRAAEPSNEKQAKTQGDAVIHLVPNPDILAEMGASKERRVLVGFAMETHAGVERAAGKARRKNADFILLNYPAREGSGFGGDDNEVTLVRPSGESEAWPRMSKRAVAERLLTAALEAYIQRNSV, encoded by the coding sequence ATGGCGGCCGTGAAGGCGCCGATGGTGCTGCGCCGCTTGAGAGAAGCGGGCTTCGAGACGAGGGTCGTCGCCACGCGCGCGGCCCTCGCGTTCGTCACGCCCCTGTCGCTCGCGACGGCGGCCGATCATGAAATCGCGACGGACGAGACTTGGTTCGAGGCTCGGCCCGACGCGCAGCACCTTCGACTCGCGAAAGCGGACGTCGTCGTGGTCGTCTCGGCGGGCGCCGACTTGATGTCGCGCCACGCGTCGGGCCGAGCGGACGACCTCGCGTCGGCGATCTTGCTCTCGACGCGCGCCCCGATTTTGTGGGCGCCCGCCATGAACCCGACGATGTGGTTTCACGACGCGACGATTCGCAACGTCGCTCAGCTGCGCGCGTGGGGGCACGCGTTCGTAGGACCGCACTTCGGCGCGCTGGGAAGCTCCGGGGAAGGGGAAGGCTTCGGCCGCATGGCGGAACCCGAGGACGTCGCGCGGGCCGCGCGCGACGTCCTGACGCCGAAGGACCTCGCAGGCAGGCACGTGCTCGTCACGGCGGGCCCGACGCGCGAGTATCTCGATCCCGTGCGTTTCGTCTCCAATCCCTCCAGCGGCAAGATGGGCTTCGCCGTCGCCGAGCGCGCCGTCGCGCGAGGAGCGCTCGTCACCTTGGTGAGCGGTCCCGTCTCGCTGCCCGCTCCGAGCGGCGTCACGCTGATGAACGTCGAAAGCGCCGTGCAGATGCGTGACGCGGCGATGAGCGTCTTCGGCGCCGCCGATCTCGTCGTCGCGACGGCGGCCGTCGCCGATTACCGCGCGGCCGAGCCGTCGAACGAGAAGCAGGCCAAGACGCAGGGAGACGCCGTCATTCACCTCGTGCCGAATCCCGACATCCTCGCCGAGATGGGCGCGAGCAAGGAACGCCGCGTGCTCGTGGGGTTCGCGATGGAAACGCACGCGGGCGTGGAGCGCGCCGCCGGAAAGGCGCGCCGCAAGAACGCCGACTTTATTTTGTTGAATTATCCGGCGCGCGAGGGAAGCGGATTCGGCGGTGACGACAACGAGGTGACGCTCGTGCGCCCTTCCGGCGAAAGCGAGGCGTGGCCGAGGATGAGCAAGCGCGCGGTCGCCGAGCGTCTTTTGACGGCCGCGCTTGAGGCGTATATTCAACGAAATAGTGTATAA
- the rpoZ gene encoding DNA-directed RNA polymerase subunit omega produces the protein MAEKDIDKLLGMTDSKYRLSVVTAKRALQLRSGAQSVLAPEQRARTRNLVTQAMRELATGKLVVGEGLIDEDRMTTDYQRARQAQLQAQLNAERDRDRD, from the coding sequence ATGGCAGAAAAAGACATCGACAAATTGCTCGGCATGACGGACAGCAAGTACCGCCTCTCGGTCGTCACGGCCAAACGCGCCTTGCAACTGCGCTCGGGCGCGCAAAGCGTGCTGGCTCCGGAACAGCGGGCCAGGACGCGCAATCTCGTCACGCAGGCGATGCGTGAACTCGCGACGGGCAAGCTCGTCGTCGGGGAAGGCCTCATCGACGAGGACCGCATGACGACGGATTACCAGCGCGCGCGTCAAGCGCAACTGCAAGCGCAACTCAACGCCGAGCGCGACCGCGACCGGGATTGA